A genomic segment from Candidatus Korarchaeum cryptofilum OPF8 encodes:
- a CDS encoding MBL fold metallo-hydrolase codes for MIEILSGENSIGGNFVRIRDGDKTLVFDQGIRFDIMSRYYSMQVTPQGIAELRRLGVIPKQEWYMDASGIYISHMHLDHLGLLHNIPSETRVYLPSLSVYEDMKERWENSSSWLQLVAGRYFLEIREIKPLEEDENGVIPLPVSHSAYPAYAFLYFGREGTILYTGDFRVDGFLGEERFLELIGEDLLTYLGENPDVRVDTLIIEGTNVGSNRTPISPDDVANMIRRIAISQKSSQAPMLFTLHGLDFEYAYLILEIAKELGFDCYVASAQIAKLLERIPEPPVEINLVEDFVRYPTMREKVSLEEIGGNSFILTSHREIVDLLRDPSFRPAMRSPVAVLSEPEPEVEEALEYDVIANWLSAMGVQHYRMRASGHYYPYQLTRIMSVVRPKDVKPIHTKSPDLLKRLASLSYGST; via the coding sequence TTGATAGAGATACTGTCCGGGGAGAACAGCATAGGTGGGAATTTTGTAAGGATAAGGGATGGAGATAAAACTCTTGTATTCGATCAGGGGATCAGATTCGATATAATGAGCAGGTATTACTCTATGCAGGTAACGCCTCAGGGGATAGCTGAGCTCAGGAGACTCGGGGTCATCCCGAAGCAGGAATGGTACATGGACGCCAGCGGCATATACATATCGCACATGCACCTCGATCATCTGGGGCTCCTGCACAACATACCCTCGGAGACTCGCGTATACCTGCCGAGCCTCTCGGTATACGAGGATATGAAGGAGAGATGGGAGAACTCCTCCTCATGGCTCCAGCTAGTTGCAGGGAGATATTTCCTGGAGATAAGGGAGATAAAACCTTTAGAAGAGGATGAAAACGGTGTGATTCCACTTCCAGTATCCCACAGCGCCTATCCAGCATACGCATTCCTGTACTTCGGCAGAGAGGGGACGATTCTTTACACAGGGGACTTCAGAGTCGACGGCTTCCTCGGGGAGGAGAGGTTCCTCGAGCTAATAGGCGAGGATCTCCTCACTTACTTGGGGGAGAATCCGGATGTGAGAGTGGACACTCTCATAATAGAGGGGACGAATGTAGGGTCGAATAGGACACCTATCTCACCGGATGATGTCGCAAATATGATAAGGAGGATCGCTATCTCCCAAAAATCCTCTCAAGCTCCCATGCTATTCACACTCCATGGTCTCGACTTCGAGTACGCTTACCTCATTCTCGAGATAGCGAAGGAGCTCGGATTCGATTGCTACGTTGCATCGGCTCAAATAGCTAAGCTCCTGGAGAGGATACCAGAGCCCCCCGTTGAGATAAATCTTGTTGAGGATTTCGTGAGATATCCGACGATGAGGGAGAAGGTTTCCCTTGAGGAGATAGGAGGGAACTCTTTCATACTTACCTCCCACAGGGAGATAGTAGATTTACTGAGGGATCCGAGCTTCCGCCCTGCTATGAGGAGCCCCGTGGCGGTACTCTCTGAGCCGGAGCCTGAGGTAGAGGAGGCGTTGGAATACGATGTGATAGCTAACTGGCTCTCCGCCATGGGGGTGCAGCACTACAGGATGAGGGCATCGGGCCACTACTATCCCTATCAGCTGACGCGTATAATGAGCGTAGTGAGGCCCAAGGATGTGAAGCCCATACACACGAAGTCTCCGGATTTACTGAAGAGGCTCGCTAGCCTCTCTTACGGATCAACTTGA
- a CDS encoding helicase-related protein — MKLKDGVIGFISGFLNELGYHPLIYPYLRTSAEDPPQHYLHQCEVLARLALRNPVRVLIGDEIGLGKTITALAISRYMEGVGRVSKALIIVPRVLIPQWRKELERMGIGKVNQIERDNIEYLKKQGFPDGYYLSSMDFIKREKRIKEVLDVPWDIIIVDEAHKLGMKTKRFKEVGRELIERKPRRNVIFLSATPHRGDPADYISRLRLLDPYLEDWRSLDRKQFYELTHGAIIFRRTKEEINKIYEGKEIFPMARFYATVIKVRKDEEEFINRLLNFLKSKLRDLAYEKEELSKKALPLLLVLIFKRASSSPYAAVTTLERLLLRRTAHENLEELMHSVETLLGTGYEDQEYPGRDPEEIMEEFLDATSSLMSERDREEMRELVEMARDIMREGDSKLKALISLLDEVKEDSKVIVFTEYKDTLDYIMKKLLNEGWPEGSILRLSSDETADEKKFMEIRRAFERDPRARVLIATDVAAEGLNLQVAHILINYEVPWSLIKLEQRIGRVWRLGQRREVEIYTLFMANKADSTALRSIYEKLLNLKRADLGARPITGQEVILYTETEDLTKLPPYVVTKSEKGKKRFFKVTEAKLIETYLRKDEKGLSDLIESIIAAKQEIERELKSKGVLYAQKTREAIINTIAQIGFESHHDLMDSMKKLLKSASGFLGLRVLSEGDELKVIRGSEMPVAVTSLRTIYGMLLGECKSSSPVNLVAYGPNGRVLIKLVEIRDRRSWGLLYKEPIGIDLKKKKVIRGSELIDLISSAISNLVGIAEIPNSDISVELRAIVINEFQKSCRELLSPIINYSRKLQEEGLRGPDNWMKAEDLDIGTSNDLGSIQFIEPPKGSLDIPEEVKKEVEKKALEIVMKVERDEGRIPEVVPEEEHYDIRSVDPSTKEVRIIEVKGHLGPEVYGELTSYEAELAERERERYWLYIVYNIGTDPEWIRFRDPVSTMNWEAFERVERRYILRPKEGKP, encoded by the coding sequence ATGAAACTCAAGGATGGGGTAATCGGCTTCATCTCAGGATTCTTGAATGAGCTGGGCTATCACCCCCTGATATACCCGTATCTCCGGACCTCCGCGGAGGACCCCCCTCAGCACTACCTCCATCAGTGCGAAGTCCTCGCTAGACTCGCTCTCAGGAACCCCGTCAGAGTCCTCATAGGGGATGAGATAGGGCTTGGAAAGACGATAACGGCCCTAGCGATCTCCAGATATATGGAAGGAGTGGGTAGAGTATCCAAGGCGTTGATAATAGTCCCCAGGGTCCTCATACCGCAGTGGAGGAAGGAGCTCGAGAGGATGGGCATAGGTAAAGTTAATCAGATAGAGAGGGATAACATAGAGTATCTAAAAAAGCAGGGGTTCCCTGATGGATACTATCTCTCATCAATGGACTTCATAAAAAGGGAGAAAAGGATAAAAGAAGTTCTGGATGTCCCATGGGATATAATAATTGTAGATGAAGCCCATAAGCTTGGGATGAAGACGAAGAGATTCAAAGAGGTAGGAAGGGAGCTTATAGAGAGAAAGCCCAGAAGGAATGTGATATTCCTCTCAGCGACACCTCACAGAGGGGATCCCGCAGATTACATATCGAGGCTTCGGCTCCTTGATCCCTACCTGGAGGATTGGAGATCGTTGGATAGGAAGCAGTTCTATGAGCTGACGCATGGAGCTATAATCTTCAGGAGGACGAAGGAGGAGATAAACAAGATATACGAGGGAAAAGAGATATTCCCAATGGCCAGATTTTACGCGACAGTTATAAAGGTGAGGAAGGATGAAGAGGAGTTCATAAATAGACTTCTCAATTTCCTGAAGTCAAAACTCAGAGATCTCGCCTATGAGAAGGAGGAGCTCAGCAAGAAGGCACTCCCCCTCCTATTAGTTCTCATATTCAAGAGGGCATCCTCCAGCCCCTATGCCGCTGTGACGACTCTCGAGAGACTGCTGTTGAGGAGGACAGCCCACGAGAATTTGGAGGAACTGATGCACAGCGTGGAGACGCTCTTGGGAACCGGATATGAGGATCAGGAGTATCCGGGAAGAGATCCCGAGGAGATCATGGAGGAGTTCCTGGATGCCACATCCTCCCTCATGTCCGAGAGGGATAGGGAGGAGATGAGGGAGCTCGTTGAGATGGCGAGGGATATAATGAGGGAGGGAGACAGTAAACTAAAAGCTCTAATTTCCCTGCTGGATGAGGTGAAGGAGGATTCGAAGGTCATAGTCTTCACCGAGTATAAGGACACGCTCGACTACATAATGAAAAAGCTCCTGAATGAGGGGTGGCCTGAAGGCTCGATCCTCAGACTCAGTTCGGATGAAACGGCTGATGAGAAGAAATTCATGGAAATAAGAAGAGCTTTTGAGAGGGATCCTAGGGCTAGAGTTCTCATAGCTACGGATGTCGCGGCTGAGGGCCTGAACCTGCAGGTAGCTCATATCCTGATAAATTACGAGGTCCCCTGGAGCCTGATAAAACTGGAGCAGAGGATAGGCAGGGTGTGGAGGCTCGGGCAGAGGAGGGAGGTTGAGATATACACCCTCTTCATGGCGAATAAAGCCGATAGCACTGCGCTTAGATCCATCTACGAGAAGCTCCTCAACCTGAAGAGAGCGGATTTGGGCGCGAGGCCTATAACCGGGCAGGAAGTGATCCTCTATACGGAAACGGAGGATCTCACGAAGCTGCCTCCTTACGTCGTGACGAAGAGTGAGAAGGGGAAGAAAAGGTTCTTCAAGGTTACTGAAGCTAAATTAATAGAGACCTATCTGAGGAAAGATGAGAAGGGCCTGAGCGACCTAATAGAGTCCATAATAGCTGCCAAGCAGGAGATAGAGAGGGAACTGAAGTCCAAGGGGGTGCTGTACGCTCAAAAAACTAGGGAAGCGATAATAAATACGATAGCCCAGATCGGATTCGAGAGTCATCATGACTTGATGGATTCGATGAAGAAGCTCCTCAAGTCAGCATCCGGCTTCCTCGGGTTGAGGGTTCTCTCGGAAGGGGATGAGCTAAAGGTTATCAGGGGATCGGAGATGCCCGTAGCGGTAACAAGCTTAAGGACAATCTATGGCATGCTTCTCGGGGAGTGTAAGAGTTCATCTCCGGTGAATCTAGTGGCCTACGGGCCAAATGGGAGGGTGCTCATAAAACTAGTGGAGATAAGGGATAGGAGGAGCTGGGGTTTGCTCTACAAGGAGCCCATCGGGATAGATCTAAAGAAAAAGAAGGTCATAAGAGGATCCGAACTCATTGACTTAATCTCATCAGCGATCTCGAATTTAGTTGGAATAGCCGAGATACCTAACTCGGATATCTCCGTGGAATTGAGGGCCATAGTGATAAATGAATTCCAGAAATCTTGTAGGGAACTCCTCTCACCGATCATCAACTACTCCAGGAAGTTGCAGGAGGAGGGACTCAGGGGTCCGGATAACTGGATGAAAGCTGAGGACCTCGATATAGGGACTTCCAACGATCTGGGATCCATACAGTTCATCGAGCCCCCTAAGGGAAGCTTAGATATCCCGGAGGAAGTCAAAAAGGAGGTAGAGAAGAAGGCCCTTGAGATCGTCATGAAGGTGGAGAGGGATGAGGGGAGGATCCCCGAGGTAGTCCCGGAGGAGGAGCACTACGATATAAGGAGCGTCGATCCATCCACGAAGGAAGTTAGGATAATAGAGGTGAAGGGCCATCTGGGGCCTGAAGTATACGGGGAGCTGACTTCTTACGAAGCAGAGCTCGCTGAGAGGGAGAGGGAAAGGTACTGGCTCTACATAGTTTACAATATAGGGACCGATCCCGAATGGATCAGGTTCAGGGATCCGGTCAGCACCATGAACTGGGAGGCATTCGAGAGGGTGGAGAGGAGGTACATCCTGAGGCCGAAGGAGGGGAAGCCTTGA
- a CDS encoding ribosomal protein L13e → MEIFKRIIALFRKISRIFQKKELYIGDLSREQRSEPSTAVENIIDKEEARGELEKEIEGKSIRELEERVEQSIPEGRRRKKPQKKRAPTEQDIKTRRTVYKEQRVHAIGKEVKLGKKRSTGRAKRPKSLEAVPKERREEKSAQSSIRVRAPFVEIDLDRAKVFLVIPKQSLTVENSSKKQLSYRVSLDNEVERPLPVGITGNEEYPETEEERIEIEKPIKNFKVAYPEELEGRNYTYEHRDDSIYTFIAVGDGLGRMHYLYEDGNINPLPQREIWVLLEEDFEPEIEPILEEDRWIWEKYRPLYIDLRDKSELVIINRKLNKREAIPCKSTFSIEGEEIIYDDFSDQSPIFTGNSIKIKAPTINEEGWVVYVQNKQDGYKIVSDNWLGKDPLELRFDRDLPCECGEFQVDICGQDGKSVNTLFFRYIPSLRLNYSRELIIPDPKKGHKTERVEISLPYAEYFEIETEEQIKPTPKGYEIILPPKRDVFRFSIFKKNKPETKVSFRVTVPRLKWKTSRHIDWRDTPLRLEREELLTSEELYLYINTNSFPNYNISAILEANNQKLQESKFVRKRNIYSILLNQFYDTIKESKGRIVLKIKILKNERIIGENIPVLYLSEKITLRPIPRGSRKSMRPIVRCGMGMREGRGFSKEEIIQAGIRIEDAKRLNIPYDKHRKSAHPKNIEILRSLVEGDNYADRSD, encoded by the coding sequence ATGGAAATATTTAAAAGAATAATAGCACTATTTAGGAAAATTTCTCGCATCTTTCAAAAGAAGGAGTTATATATAGGGGATCTATCCAGGGAGCAAAGAAGCGAACCTTCTACTGCCGTAGAGAACATAATAGATAAGGAAGAAGCTCGGGGAGAATTGGAAAAAGAGATTGAGGGTAAGTCTATAAGAGAGCTAGAAGAGAGAGTAGAACAGAGTATTCCTGAAGGAAGGAGAAGGAAAAAGCCTCAAAAAAAGAGAGCTCCTACTGAACAGGATATAAAGACAAGAAGGACTGTTTATAAAGAACAGAGGGTACACGCGATAGGAAAAGAGGTGAAACTAGGCAAAAAGAGATCTACAGGGAGAGCTAAGAGGCCAAAGTCATTAGAGGCAGTTCCAAAGGAAAGAAGAGAGGAAAAATCGGCTCAATCCTCTATAAGAGTGAGAGCGCCATTTGTTGAAATTGATCTTGACAGGGCTAAGGTTTTTCTCGTGATCCCAAAACAAAGCTTAACGGTAGAAAATTCCTCTAAAAAACAATTGAGTTATAGGGTATCCTTAGATAACGAAGTAGAAAGACCGCTTCCAGTTGGAATTACCGGTAATGAAGAATATCCAGAAACAGAAGAAGAAAGGATTGAAATAGAAAAACCTATAAAAAATTTTAAGGTTGCCTATCCAGAAGAGCTTGAAGGTAGGAATTATACTTACGAACATAGGGATGATTCTATTTATACTTTCATCGCTGTTGGAGATGGTCTAGGCAGAATGCACTATCTATACGAAGATGGGAACATCAATCCACTTCCTCAAAGAGAAATATGGGTCCTTCTTGAGGAGGATTTTGAGCCCGAGATCGAACCGATTTTAGAGGAGGATAGATGGATCTGGGAAAAATATAGGCCATTATATATCGATTTGAGAGATAAAAGTGAATTAGTTATAATAAATAGAAAGTTAAATAAAAGAGAAGCTATACCTTGTAAATCTACTTTTTCCATTGAAGGCGAAGAGATTATTTATGATGATTTCAGCGATCAATCTCCTATTTTTACGGGTAACAGTATTAAAATAAAAGCTCCAACAATAAATGAAGAAGGATGGGTCGTTTATGTTCAAAACAAACAAGATGGTTATAAGATTGTTTCCGATAATTGGTTAGGGAAGGATCCCCTTGAGCTGAGATTTGACCGTGATCTACCCTGTGAATGCGGGGAATTCCAGGTAGATATCTGTGGGCAAGATGGGAAATCTGTTAACACACTGTTCTTCAGGTATATTCCATCTTTGCGATTAAATTATTCGAGGGAACTCATCATCCCAGATCCCAAGAAGGGCCATAAAACAGAGAGAGTTGAGATTTCACTTCCATATGCAGAATATTTTGAAATAGAAACTGAAGAGCAAATAAAACCCACCCCGAAAGGATATGAGATCATTTTACCACCGAAAAGAGATGTCTTTAGGTTCTCCATCTTCAAGAAGAATAAGCCGGAAACTAAAGTAAGCTTCAGAGTAACGGTTCCAAGATTAAAATGGAAGACCTCAAGACATATAGATTGGAGGGATACTCCGCTACGTTTAGAGAGGGAAGAACTGCTCACTAGCGAAGAACTCTACCTCTATATCAATACGAATAGTTTTCCTAACTATAATATTTCGGCGATACTCGAGGCAAATAACCAGAAACTGCAGGAATCAAAGTTTGTTAGAAAGAGAAATATTTACAGCATCTTATTAAACCAATTTTATGATACTATTAAGGAAAGCAAAGGTAGGATTGTGCTTAAGATTAAAATCCTTAAAAACGAAAGGATCATAGGTGAAAATATTCCCGTTCTATATCTCTCTGAAAAGATAACGCTTAGACCTATCCCGCGAGGATCGAGAAAGAGTATGAGACCGATTGTAAGGTGCGGCATGGGCATGAGGGAAGGAAGGGGCTTTAGTAAAGAAGAAATAATCCAGGCTGGGATTAGAATAGAAGATGCTAAACGATTGAACATTCCGTATGATAAGCATAGGAAGTCAGCACATCCCAAAAATATCGAGATTTTAAGATCGTTAGTTGAAGGTGATAATTATGCCGATAGATCCGATTAA
- a CDS encoding DEAD/DEAH box helicase, with product MPIDPIKVTQNIRESYIRYLTSTFHLRDEQFRSKFRQEVEAFSFIKGPILEATPPFERGCHLKDLIREGLLSDKLESFIFDAMDYLRNNPLYLHQEKAIRKIIKGRNVLIASGTSSGKTECFLIPIYNHLLREYEEGRLTPGVRALLLYPMNALANDQLRKLRKIARVMEEKIPEVKITFGRYVGDTPEAKGDGLEKFKLMNPKEKPVESELLSREEMRENPPHILITNYAMLEYLLLRPKDSPFFDGEYARNWKFLVLDEAHIYSGATGIEMAMLIRRLKDRVCKNMEGDLQCIAASATLVRGEEDFEKVADFATKLFGERFEWDPEDSERQDIIKGERIKIEGSKAEFKASLNLYLELEDRIIQDTSSPTLEQLYKTCEENGIPKSILDNSRDICDNNPKRFLYEVLSKDEMAIKLKSLLEGGAKGIDECAKYLLEKDEPSKEEYSQIISLINVLVWARPDEDSLPLLPARYHLFVRAPEGVFISFYPEPRIFLERRELTDDGYPVFELASCRRCGQEYLVGEVVEGKLKHSFAEVDTQRKNRYFMLWGEDIKLKEDEDQEVAVPEEIAKEGDVWKLCVKCGSIWKDKPTCNCDHERDSVRTLIEVTPKDTVLNKCYLCGLRSIDIVREFIFQRDAPAAVLTTALYQNLPRDHARERKILIFSDSRQDAAFFAPYLEFTYKRILFRRLIVEAIKGNRLEDYRLESLCEDVLRLGEKSKVFDPAKDEKERKKEVWKWIIQEFCGIWDRRNSLEGVGLVSFILIFPENWRPIKELQEPPWNLTEDEARALYQTLLNSMRFNMAITFPDGLNSQDEFFSPRNREYKFRGEGSDTGRGIYSFIPSQGRTNARLEYLEKLYKKITGKEDENNECRELLGKIWEDLRDNWVDRGIQRFSNSRDGVLYKLDYRYWRIIQPNTSWFICDRCGVIVPSSVRGVCPTFGCNGNLIPIDNQKFEDLERNHYRYLYTHLEPIVMAPHEHTAQLTTDHASNIQQKFIRGDINILSCSTTFELGVDIGELEAIFLRNVPPEPSNYIQRAGRAGRRLGTIGFILTFAQLRSHDLAYFKEPEKMIEGRIKPPIIELKNEKIISRHLYSIAIADFFRKFSDYFGDADSFFRFEEGISGTERIKEYLLTKPESILKSLKRVIPEDLQKVFGVDDWKWVDGLVGKEGVLTKADEKIRDEFTRLKEFYRLKEEEWNSAQDQQKRNKIHADMNWAYKRKETIKRKQLIDFLASHAVIPKYGFPVDVVELDILSHQDAAKNIQLERDLSIAISEFAPGSQVVANGYIWESEGLKVVRNRTWPIYWYAICSECNKFFIKSGTIEENPPSFSCDVHGPISRGDIHRFVTPIFGFVTSKDFEPKKPGESRPKHEFTTRPYFFSYEKPEERIFTIGRFKIKCKYSSDGELAVICKGKKGGFWICFDCGAAFPERKRKHKTPYGMDCTSPLKGPFHLGHTFKTDVLSISFEEPNINESYIREIFRSKSIKINNKFVESFWLSLLYAVLEGASQALGIKREDLNGCLHSSEGRIMLILFDNVPGGAGHVKRIMSERNLYEVLKGALARVKNCACGLETSCYGCLRSYENQFCHDLLKRGVVWEFLERNLEGDQLRR from the coding sequence ATGCCGATAGATCCGATTAAGGTTACACAGAATATTCGCGAGAGCTATATCCGATATTTGACGAGTACTTTCCACCTTAGAGACGAACAATTTCGAAGTAAATTCCGGCAAGAAGTTGAGGCTTTTTCCTTTATAAAGGGCCCCATTTTAGAGGCAACACCACCTTTCGAAAGAGGATGTCATCTTAAGGATTTAATTAGAGAAGGGTTGCTCAGCGATAAACTAGAGAGTTTTATTTTTGATGCGATGGATTATTTGCGCAATAATCCACTATACTTACACCAGGAGAAAGCTATTAGAAAGATAATTAAAGGTAGAAATGTGCTCATTGCCTCCGGTACAAGTAGTGGGAAGACGGAGTGCTTCCTGATACCAATTTATAATCATCTTTTAAGAGAATATGAGGAAGGAAGGCTCACACCAGGAGTAAGGGCTCTTTTGCTCTATCCTATGAATGCATTAGCTAACGATCAGCTGAGAAAGCTGAGAAAAATAGCGAGAGTGATGGAAGAGAAAATTCCCGAAGTTAAAATAACCTTCGGTAGATATGTCGGCGACACTCCTGAAGCTAAGGGAGATGGATTAGAGAAGTTCAAATTGATGAATCCCAAGGAGAAGCCCGTAGAGAGCGAACTTCTTTCGAGAGAAGAGATGAGAGAAAATCCACCTCATATACTAATAACGAATTACGCAATGCTCGAATATTTACTTTTGAGACCAAAAGACTCGCCTTTCTTTGATGGAGAATACGCGAGAAACTGGAAATTCTTAGTTCTCGATGAAGCCCATATCTATAGCGGGGCAACGGGAATTGAAATGGCTATGCTCATCCGTCGCTTGAAAGATAGAGTCTGTAAAAATATGGAAGGTGACTTGCAGTGCATCGCGGCAAGCGCAACTCTTGTTAGGGGGGAGGAGGATTTTGAAAAAGTAGCAGACTTTGCAACTAAGCTTTTTGGAGAAAGATTTGAATGGGATCCAGAGGATAGTGAAAGACAGGACATAATTAAGGGAGAAAGAATCAAAATAGAGGGCTCGAAGGCTGAATTTAAGGCATCACTCAATCTATACTTAGAACTAGAAGATAGAATAATTCAAGATACTTCCTCTCCTACTCTGGAACAACTGTACAAGACTTGTGAAGAAAATGGTATTCCTAAAAGTATTTTGGATAATTCGAGGGATATTTGCGACAATAATCCAAAGAGATTCCTTTACGAAGTTCTTTCAAAAGATGAGATGGCAATAAAACTGAAGTCTCTGCTAGAAGGAGGAGCGAAGGGGATTGATGAATGCGCTAAATATCTTTTAGAAAAAGATGAGCCCTCAAAGGAAGAATATAGCCAGATAATTAGCCTTATTAATGTATTAGTGTGGGCACGCCCAGATGAGGATTCCTTACCTCTTTTACCGGCTCGTTACCATCTATTTGTTCGCGCACCGGAGGGGGTCTTTATATCCTTTTACCCTGAACCGAGGATATTCCTAGAGAGGAGGGAGCTGACGGATGATGGGTATCCCGTCTTTGAACTCGCTTCTTGCCGACGCTGTGGGCAGGAATATTTAGTCGGAGAGGTCGTAGAGGGTAAATTAAAGCATTCTTTTGCTGAGGTAGATACTCAGAGGAAGAATAGGTATTTCATGTTATGGGGGGAAGATATTAAACTAAAGGAAGACGAAGATCAGGAAGTAGCAGTTCCTGAAGAAATTGCTAAAGAAGGAGATGTATGGAAGCTGTGCGTAAAGTGTGGGTCGATATGGAAAGATAAACCTACCTGTAATTGTGACCATGAGAGAGATTCCGTAAGGACATTGATCGAAGTAACTCCCAAGGACACAGTTCTTAATAAATGCTACCTATGCGGATTACGCTCCATAGATATTGTTCGCGAATTCATTTTCCAGAGAGATGCTCCTGCAGCAGTATTAACTACAGCGTTGTACCAAAATCTTCCGAGGGATCACGCAAGGGAGAGAAAAATACTCATCTTCTCGGATAGTAGACAAGATGCCGCATTTTTTGCTCCTTATCTGGAGTTCACTTATAAAAGGATCTTATTCAGGCGTTTGATAGTTGAAGCCATAAAAGGAAATCGATTAGAAGATTACAGGCTTGAATCCTTATGTGAGGATGTTCTGCGGCTCGGTGAAAAAAGTAAAGTTTTTGATCCAGCGAAGGATGAGAAAGAAAGGAAAAAAGAGGTCTGGAAATGGATAATTCAAGAGTTCTGCGGAATCTGGGATAGGAGAAATTCTCTAGAAGGTGTTGGGCTGGTATCATTTATCCTGATATTTCCTGAAAACTGGAGGCCCATCAAAGAGCTACAAGAACCGCCCTGGAATCTTACAGAGGACGAAGCGAGAGCATTATATCAAACATTGCTCAACTCCATGCGCTTCAATATGGCTATTACTTTTCCTGATGGACTGAATTCCCAAGATGAGTTCTTTAGCCCAAGGAATAGAGAGTACAAATTCAGAGGGGAAGGCTCCGATACCGGAAGAGGGATATACTCCTTCATACCATCTCAAGGCAGGACTAATGCAAGACTCGAATATTTGGAAAAGTTATATAAGAAGATTACGGGAAAGGAAGATGAAAACAATGAATGTAGGGAGCTATTAGGAAAAATATGGGAGGATTTGAGAGATAACTGGGTTGATAGGGGTATACAGAGATTTAGCAACTCGAGAGATGGTGTCCTTTACAAGCTTGATTATAGATATTGGAGAATAATCCAGCCGAACACCTCTTGGTTCATTTGCGATCGCTGCGGAGTAATTGTACCCTCAAGCGTGCGGGGAGTCTGCCCGACATTCGGCTGTAATGGAAATCTCATTCCAATAGATAACCAAAAATTTGAAGATCTTGAAAGAAACCATTACCGCTATCTATATACTCACTTGGAACCCATAGTAATGGCTCCCCATGAGCATACAGCACAGCTCACCACCGATCATGCCTCAAACATTCAGCAAAAGTTTATAAGAGGGGATATCAATATCTTGAGTTGCTCAACTACATTCGAGCTAGGAGTGGATATTGGAGAATTAGAAGCTATCTTTTTACGTAATGTCCCACCAGAACCCTCAAACTATATTCAGCGCGCAGGAAGAGCAGGAAGAAGACTCGGTACCATAGGATTTATTCTGACTTTCGCCCAACTTCGTTCTCATGACCTTGCATACTTTAAAGAGCCAGAAAAAATGATTGAGGGAAGAATAAAGCCACCTATCATTGAACTCAAGAATGAGAAGATAATTTCCCGTCATCTCTACTCCATTGCAATTGCGGATTTCTTCAGAAAATTTAGCGATTATTTCGGGGATGCGGACTCGTTTTTCAGATTTGAAGAAGGTATTTCAGGCACAGAGAGAATAAAGGAGTATCTTCTCACAAAGCCCGAATCCATCCTGAAATCATTAAAAAGAGTCATACCTGAGGACTTGCAGAAAGTTTTTGGAGTTGATGATTGGAAATGGGTTGATGGTCTTGTGGGTAAAGAAGGTGTTCTTACAAAAGCAGACGAGAAAATAAGGGACGAATTTACCAGGCTTAAGGAATTCTATAGATTAAAGGAGGAAGAATGGAATAGTGCCCAAGATCAGCAAAAAAGAAACAAAATACATGCAGATATGAACTGGGCATACAAAAGAAAGGAGACTATTAAGAGAAAACAGCTCATAGATTTCTTAGCATCTCATGCAGTTATTCCCAAGTATGGTTTTCCAGTGGATGTTGTTGAATTGGACATCCTATCACACCAGGACGCTGCTAAAAATATCCAGCTAGAAAGAGACTTGAGCATAGCTATTTCAGAATTCGCGCCAGGGAGTCAGGTAGTTGCAAATGGGTATATTTGGGAGAGTGAAGGGTTGAAAGTCGTGAGAAATAGGACATGGCCGATTTACTGGTATGCTATCTGCAGTGAATGCAATAAATTTTTCATAAAAAGTGGAACAATAGAAGAAAACCCACCCTCCTTCTCATGCGATGTTCATGGACCCATCTCACGGGGGGATATACATAGATTTGTCACGCCAATATTTGGCTTTGTGACCTCTAAGGATTTTGAGCCAAAGAAACCGGGTGAATCGAGACCAAAGCATGAGTTTACCACAAGACCATACTTCTTCAGTTATGAGAAACCAGAGGAAAGAATATTCACTATTGGCAGATTTAAGATTAAATGTAAGTACTCTTCCGATGGAGAATTAGCCGTTATCTGTAAGGGGAAGAAGGGTGGATTTTGGATATGTTTTGATTGCGGTGCGGCTTTCCCGGAGAGAAAAAGAAAGCATAAAACGCCTTACGGGATGGACTGCACATCACCTTTGAAAGGCCCGTTTCACCTTGGACATACTTTTAAGACTGACGTGCTTTCTATTTCATTTGAAGAGCCAAATATAAATGAAAGTTATATTAGAGAGATATTTAGATCAAAGTCTATTAAGATAAATAATAAGTTTGTAGAAAGCTTCTGGCTATCCCTCTTATATGCAGTACTAGAGGGCGCAAGCCAGGCCCTCGGGATAAAAAGAGAGGATCTGAATGGATGCCTCCATTCATCTGAGGGCAGAATTATGCTAATATTGTTTGATAATGTTCCTGGTGGAGCTGGGCATGTAAAACGAATAATGAGCGAGAGAAACTTGTATGAGGTTCTCAAGGGTGCCCTAGCCCGAGTCAAGAATTGCGCATGTGGGCTTGAGACCAGTTGTTATGGATGCCTCCGAAGTTATGAGAATCAATTCTGTCATGACCTACTGAAGAGAGGCGTTGTCTGGGAGTTTCTTGAAAGAAATCTGGAGGGGGATCAGTTACGTAGATAG